Within Paenibacillus sabinae T27, the genomic segment TCGCCATTGACCGGATTCCTGAACGTATAGAAGGGGGGAAGGGAAATGAGCTTCTATGAATCGCTGATGGCGCTGGAGCAGCTGCCTTTTACGGAGCTGTGGAAGGAGTGCGGGCCGGAGGATGTGAAACGGGCGCTTGCCAAGGATAAGCTGGATGAAGAGGATCTGCTTGCCCTGCTGTCGCCTGCCGCGGGACAGCATTTGGAGGAGATGGCGCAGAAAGCGCAGCGCCTCACCCGTACTCATTTCGGTCATGTCATGCAGCTGTTTACCCCGATGTATGTCGCCGACTTTTGCGTCAATCACTGTACGTACTGCAGCTTCAGCTCCATTTATGATTTTCCGCGCAAAAAGCTGACGCTCGAAGAAGTGGAACAGGAAGCGGCGGCGATCGCCTCCACGGGACTTCGCCATATCCTGCTGCTGACGGGGGAATCGCGCCGGGATTCGCCGGTAAGCTACGTTAAAGATTGCGTCACCGTGCTCCGCAAGTATTTCTCCTCCATCGGCATCGAGGTCAATCCGCTGTCCCAGGAGGAATACAAAGAGCTGGCTCATGCGGGAGTGGACGGATTGACCATCTATCAGGAGGTATACCACCGGGAGACCTACGAGAAGCTTCATGTCAAAGGACCGAAGCGGAACTTCCGCGCCCGCCTCGACGCCCCGGAGCGGGGTTGCCAGGCAGGCTTTCGTTCCGTCAATGTCGGCGCGCTGCTCGGCATGTATGACTGGCGGCAGGAGGCCTTCATGGCCGCGATGCATGCGCGCTATCTTCAAGACCGTTATCCCGGCTGTGAAATCGGCCTGTCTCCTCCGCGGTTCCGCCCTTATCTGGGCAGCTTCAACCCGGAATCGGACGTGACCGACCGGGCGCTGGTGCAGATCATTCTGGCATATCGGCTGTTCCTTCCCCGTTCCGGCATTACCTTGTCCACCAGAGAACCCGCCAGGCTCCGCGACCGCCTAGTCCACCTGGGGGTCACCAAAATGTCGGCTGGCGTCTCTACCGAGGTTGGCGGGCATACGGGAGAAGGCGGAACGCCGCAGTTTGAAATTTCGGACAGCCGGGGCGTGCCGGAAATCCGGGAGATGCTGTACCGCAGCGGGCTGCAGCCGGTGTTCAAGGACTGGGATATTCTTGCCGAAAGCAGCATATGATCAACGGGCGCAAGCTAGGCCTATTTCAAGCCAACCTTCTCCTTAGGGCAGGGTTGGCTTGCTGCATTTATCCCTTATCCCAGTAAGTTTATCTCGTATCCCAGTAATCAACCGCAGGCCGCGTGCGAGCCTTCAAACAGCGTAGACAGAGCCGCAGCCTGCTGTCCTGAAGAGCTTCAGCGGATCGGAACCGCAAATACAACATGCAGCCGACCTTGGATGCGCCGGTGTTTCGTAATATAGCCATTGCCATCGAACCAGGCCAGCAGGCCGGAGAGCGAGGGATAACCGTCTTCTTCCGGCAGCGGCGCAGGGTCCCCTTCCGCGAGCATCAAGTCGGCAATGCAGATTCGGCCGTGGGGCTTCAGCACCCGGCGCATTTCCTTGGCGGCCAGTGTCTGCTGCTCCCCAGCAAGATGATGAAAGGCGAAGCTGGATACGGCAAAGTCGAATCTCTCGTCAATGAACGGCAGCGCCAGAAAATTGCCGAGCTTCGTCTTAAGCTTCGGATATTTCCGGCCGCATTGCTTCAGCATTTCCTTCGACTGGTCGACTCCCGTCATGTTCGCGCCTAGCTCCATCAATTTTCCGGCCAGATTGCCGGTTCCCGTGCCGATGTCGAGCCCTTTTTCCCCGGGGACCGGCACCAACCACTCCACTGCCAGCTCCAGGGCCTCTTCATAGCCTGCATATTCGGCGGCACTGCGGACATTCCGATCATGCAGGACGGCCCGGCTGTCATAGTTCCATTTATCTTCCCAGTTGCGGCTCCCCCGCAGTTTGCGCGAAGCTTCGGCCAGCGCGTACAGATCGTCCAGCTTCAAGGCGCCTTCTTTTTTGACCATTTCAATCATCGAATCGGCCGTTTCGATCATGCTCTTGATTTCCAGCCATTTGGCGAACAGCGCGGACCTTTGCAGTTCAAGGTAATACTGAAGCCGCTCGTGATCCCGTCCCTCCCACTCCTGCAGCGCCCTGCGGATATCTTCGACGCTCATGCCCGCCTCCCGCAGTGCGATCACCGTCTGAAGCCGCCACACTTCCTGCTCGCTGAACTCGCGGTACTGATTATTACCTTTTGAGGGGGCGATCAGTCCCTTTTCTTCGTAAAACCGGATGGCCCTGGCCGACAGGCCCAGCTTCTCCGCGATTTCTTTGATTTTCATAGGTTATCCTTTCGTCAACTGAGCTTTCTCTATCATATCAAAAAATGAATACCCCCTTGACCTTCTCCTTGCGGAAAGGTTTATCCTGCGGTTATGAATCGTTCAACCGAAAAGGGAGGCGCAGGAATTGAGCTTTTTGATCAAAAATGTATGGATTATGGATTTGGTTCAGGAACAACCGGTGAAAGGCGATATCCTGATCGAAGGCGAGAAAATCGCCGCAATAGGGGCGAATCTGGACGTAGAG encodes:
- the thiH gene encoding 2-iminoacetate synthase ThiH; the encoded protein is MSFYESLMALEQLPFTELWKECGPEDVKRALAKDKLDEEDLLALLSPAAGQHLEEMAQKAQRLTRTHFGHVMQLFTPMYVADFCVNHCTYCSFSSIYDFPRKKLTLEEVEQEAAAIASTGLRHILLLTGESRRDSPVSYVKDCVTVLRKYFSSIGIEVNPLSQEEYKELAHAGVDGLTIYQEVYHRETYEKLHVKGPKRNFRARLDAPERGCQAGFRSVNVGALLGMYDWRQEAFMAAMHARYLQDRYPGCEIGLSPPRFRPYLGSFNPESDVTDRALVQIILAYRLFLPRSGITLSTREPARLRDRLVHLGVTKMSAGVSTEVGGHTGEGGTPQFEISDSRGVPEIREMLYRSGLQPVFKDWDILAESSI
- a CDS encoding MerR family transcriptional regulator, which encodes MKIKEIAEKLGLSARAIRFYEEKGLIAPSKGNNQYREFSEQEVWRLQTVIALREAGMSVEDIRRALQEWEGRDHERLQYYLELQRSALFAKWLEIKSMIETADSMIEMVKKEGALKLDDLYALAEASRKLRGSRNWEDKWNYDSRAVLHDRNVRSAAEYAGYEEALELAVEWLVPVPGEKGLDIGTGTGNLAGKLMELGANMTGVDQSKEMLKQCGRKYPKLKTKLGNFLALPFIDERFDFAVSSFAFHHLAGEQQTLAAKEMRRVLKPHGRICIADLMLAEGDPAPLPEEDGYPSLSGLLAWFDGNGYITKHRRIQGRLHVVFAVPIR